TGGCTGCACACCTCTGAAGATGTTGAGCGCTACAGAGGCAAGAAAGCTTTCGCTGCCCACGTCGCAGAGTGTCTGGCCCAACTTGAATGATGTGTTGGGAGCGAGTCGCATGTTGGAAGAGGGCAGAGAGCAGGGTCGCTGCAGCTCAGTCTCGCTCCGGATCTGCTCGTCCTTCAATCTCGGAAACTCGCCATTGTTGACGAAGACCCTATTTAGGACACCGAAGTCCAAGGCTTCTATGACAGCTCCTTTCACTCTGGGTCGCACGTGCTGCGGGCGAACCTACTTTGGACCACCGACATATTTTGAAGATGTTCGCAGCGCTCCGTTGGGTGTTTGACGAAGGCTCTTGGTACGAGTTGGGAGCGTTCTTTGAATATCAGATGTGCCGACCTAAATTGCGGGACAACAAGACTGAGATGTGATAGTGGCCATCTGTCCGTATGCTGCATTGGCCGGTAACGACTCTGTTGTTCGCGAATTAATGTCACCTTCTCGTTGTTCAATCGTGCGATGGCGCCCACTGAATCGGTACGCTGCGATGCTTCTAAGGGGGTTACATGACCACCACCGAAACGCCACGCCTGAACAACGGCGCCGAACGCTGCATCTATCACACCCTGCTCGATCAGCTGCAGCCCGACGACCTAGTCGTCGCCAACCAGCGTGTCACCGACCATCTCAAAGACCACGAGGTCGACTTCGTGGTGGCCATCGAGGGCGCCGGCATCGCCTGCTTGGAGGTCAAGGGCGGTGAGGTGTGGCACGACGGTGACGGTTGGTGCCAATACCGCGGCGGCAAACAAGTGCGCATCGAACCGATCCGCCAAGCCCGCGAAGCCTGCTACGCGCTCAGAAACTACGTCGAGAGCGACCCTCGATGGACCCAGGGGCGGCTGCGCTGGGATCATTTCGTCGTCCTACCCAATACCGAGCTCCCGAAAGACTTTTCGCTGCCGGAGTGCCCGCGGTGGAAGATCTTCGACCGCACCGACCTACCCAGCCTCGCCCACCAGCTTCGCCACATCCTCATCCGCCAAGAGCTCGATCGGCCACTGCTCACCCAGGACGGGATCGGCCAGCTGACCACCGTGCTCATCGGCAGGGGACTGCCGCAGCGCGACGTCGTGGCCCGCGCCCTGGCTCACGAGGACGCCGCCGACACGCTCACCGGGCATCAGTCCGTCATCCTCGATGCCATCCGACTCATCAATCGTGTCGAGGTGCGCGGCGGTGCCGGCAGCGGCAAGACCTTCCTGGCCATCGAGCAGGCGCGCCGGCTCGCGCAACAAGGTCAGCGCGTCGCGCTGGTCTGCTACTCCCACGGCCTGGCGTCCTACCTCGAGCGCATCAGCGCCGCCTGGCCCCGCCGCCAGCAGCCGGCCTACGTCGGGGAGTTCCACGCCCTCGGCGTCCTGTGGGGTGCGCCCGAGGGGCCCGACGAATCGCTGCGCAACGAGCAGACCGTCCAGTTCTGGGAGCACGACCTGCCGCAGCAGATGGCTGATCTCGCAGCACAATTGGAGCCGGGCCACCGCTACGACTCGATCGTCGTCGACGAAGCCCAGGACTTCGCCGACGCGTGGTGGGACCCGCTGCTGGCCGCCCTGAAAGACGACGAGACGGGTGGGCTGTACGTCTTCAGCGACGAGGGTCAGCGGGTGTTCAACCGCCATGGCTCGCCGCCCGTTCCGCTGGTGCCGTTGATTCTCGACCACAACGTGCGCAACACCAGACAGATCGCCACCGCATTCCAGCCGCTGGTCGATCACCCGATGCGCTTCCTCGGCGGCGACGGACCTGCCGTGAAGTTCGTGGCCTGCACACGGGAGGACGCCCTGAACGCCGGCGACGACGAAGTCGAGCTACTCCTAGAGGAAGGATGGCGCCCCGAAGACGTCGCCCTGCTGACCACCGGCAGCCGACATCCCGAGCAAAAGGAACGCCAGGCTGCCGGCAACGCCGCCTACTGGGACAGCTTCTGGGATGCCGAGCAGGTGTTCTACGGCCACGTCCTGGGCTTCAAGGGCTTGGAGCGGCGAGCGGTGGTCCTCGTCGTCAACGAGGCTGCGGCGTTCGAGCGCTCCCGCGAACGGCTCTACGTGGGGCTGTCCCGCGCACGCGACCAACTCGTGGTCTGCGGCGACCCGGACTTCATCCGCGAAGTCGGTGGACCGGATCTCGCCCGCCGACTAGGTGTCCCATCCAGCTAGGGGGGTGCATAGTCGACGACATTTTGGATTTCGGTGCGCGCGCCTCACCCATAACTCTCAACTAGAGCTTTACCCTTTCGAACCATGACGGTCCGGGGGAGCTCGCTACTGCCAGAGCTCGAGATTTTGTCGGCGCTGGATTTCGACACCGAGATCCCATGCATCTGCCAGAAGTTCTGCGATGAAGCAGAGCACCGGGCGGACTGGTGGGTCACGCTGTCCTGCGGGTGCCGATACCCGTTCTGCAAGAAGGCGTTACAAATCTCCAAGATCCGGCTCAAGGTGCGACCACTGACGTGCCGGCTGTGTTCGGCGGAAGACATCACCATCAAGAGCGTCAAGCGTACGTAGCCACTGCGGCGGAGATGCGGCGTGGGGCCGGGTGGTTCAGTCGGTATCGCGAGGCATGGTCAGTTGACCTCTCCGGCGACGTCGGGCCGGCGGTGAGCCGCGCCGGAACTTCTGAGCGGGTCGACCTCTGCCCTCGTTGACGAAAGTGCCCGTAGGTTGGATCAGGGGCTCCATCAGGCGCCGGAATGCATCGCGGTCCAGGTTGTGCCCGGCCACCGCTTCATGCGCGCTGCGCAGCTCGCGCAAGGTGAATTCCTCGCCGAGCAGTCCGTCCGGGTCGGGTCGATCGACGTAGCGGGCCCGCAGGTCTGCCAGGGCGTACTCCACTATCTCCGGGTGGTCGTAGGGGAGTTTCCCCGGGTCGCGCGCCAGGGCCAAGGTAGTGCGCTCCGACGAACGCGACTCCAGTTGATGCGGCTGCACGACCTGGATATGCGCGACCGACAGCACCCAGCCGCGTTTGTCGCGACCCGGCTTGTCAAACACCTGGAGTTGGCGCGGCCGCAACCCGCGGATGTTGGCCTTGTCCTGCAGGCAACGGTCGACAGCATGCGCGAGTCGCTCCCTGTCGTGGAGAAAAGTTCCTGGCAGCGCCCACCCACGACCGCTAGGTCGACGGACCAGCAGAACCACTAACTCGTTGTCGGCGTCCAGGCTGAGCACGGCGGTGTCCACGGCGACGGACGGCTGGGGATAGTCCTCCAGCGCCTTGCCGTGGGAGTCGATGTACTTGTGATCGGTCATGTCGGTGCCTCAGAGTACAGTGCAGGTATATAGAGCGCTTAGCGCAATAAATGGTGTATGATTATTGCGGATCGCGCGTAAAATCGGACCGGCGTAGAAGGAGATGGTGGCCATGGCTGCATATGACGACAGGTTTGAAGGTGCACTGCTGGGCATGGCAGCGGGCGACGCCCTGGGTGCGCCTTACGAATTCGGGCCACCGCGCGGGCTCGACAAGGAGGTCGCGATGGTCGGCGGCCGCGGCTGGGAGGTCGGGGAGTGGACCGACGACACCGCGATGGCGATCGCCATTGCAGAAGTCGCCGCGACCGGCGCAGATCTGCGCGAGGAGTCCGCGCAGGACGCGATCGTCACCCGCTGGCTGCAATGGTCGAGGAACACCAAAGACATTGGGCTCCAGACTTCTTCGGTTCTGCGCGCCGCCACCCGGGATGGCGCGATCACGGCTGAGCGTGCCCGAACCCAGTCGCAGGCACTACATGCGCGAACCGGCCGCAGCGGCGGCAACGGTTCGCTGATGCGCACCGCACCGGTCGCCCTGGCCCACATCGACGACGAGGACGCGATGGTGCACGCCGCAACAGCGATCAGCCAGCTCACCCACTGGGAGCCGGATGCGGGCGAAGCCTGCATCATTTGGTGCGCGGCCATCCGCCACGCGGTGCTCACCGGCGAACTCGATGCCCGCATCGGGCTGCGCCACCTCGAGCCCGCACGGCATGAGCTTTGGGCACAACGACTCGATGCGGCTGAGGCGGCACCGCCGTCGTTCTTCGCCAATAACGGGTGGGTGGTGTCGGCGCTGCAGGCCGCGTGGTCGGCCATCAGCACCACGCCGGTGCCGGCCGACGACCCTGGCGCCGGTGTGTTTCGGGCCGACCATCTCCGCCGCGGAATCGATGCCGCGGTACGGGCGGGTCATGACACCGACACCGTCGCGGCGATCGCAGGAGCACTGCTAGGGGCGGCCTACGGTGCGTCCGCGGTTCCGCTCGAGTGGCGCCAGCTGCTCAACGGCTGGCCGAGCCTCGACGCGCGTGGCTTGGTCAAGCTCGCCAATGCGATTAAGCGCCAAGGGAAGCCAGACACTTTCGACTACACCTACCCGGGCTCGCCCGTCGACACGTTCGCCCGGCACCCGTACGACGACCGAGTCCTGCTCGGCGGGATCGGGGCCTTGCGTCAGCTGCGTTCGGAGGTCGATGCGGTTGTCTCGCTGTGCCTGCTGGCCGACGACGACGTCCGCAACGACATGCCGCACGTCGAGGTGCGCCTGATCGACCGGGTCGGTCGCGACGAAAATCCGCACTTGGATTACGTGCTGCTGGACGCAGTGCGCGCCGTCGAGCAGTTACGGGCCGAGGGCCGCACGGTGCTGGTGCACTGCGTCGGGGCCTACAGCCGCACCCCGACCATCGGGGCGCTGTACGGAGCGCGCCTGCGCAGCGTGGCCGTCGACACGGCGCTGCGTGATGTCACGGCGGTGTTGCCCAATGCGCATCCCAACGCTGACTTCCGGAACGCGTTGCGGCGCTTGAGGAGGTGCAGCCATGAGCGCTGAGCGCGGTTGGATCGGCGAACCGGGGTCTTCGATGAAGATCTTCGTGAGCAGTGGATCACCCGCCATCGAGAGCTGGGCCACCATCCTTATGCTGCTGCCACTGCCGAAAATCCCGAGCGTTGGGAGTGCAAGTGCGGCCCAGACGCCGACGGGACTGAAGTCTGGCGCATCCTGACGATCGAGTAGCTCAAACCGAAGTTAGGCCGCCTGAGGAACGCCAAGGCGAAGCCGCAACCGGAGCAAAAATGAAGTCCGAATCGACAACGGAGCCGGGCTTTTCTCTATGTCAACCTGACTCAGGACCACTGTGACGGCTTGATTCGGGACCACCTCGGCGAGGAGGTGGTGGCTCAGGCGTCTTCGTAGGCTGTGATCGCGAGCTGCTACCGCGGGTATGGCTGAGCCGGTATGAGGTGGTGCCGGTTTCGATGATGGTGCCGTGGAAGGTGAGTCGGTCGACGATCGCGGCGCAGAGTCGGGGGTCGGTGAAGGTTTTGGTCCAGCCGGAGAAACTCTCGTTGGATGCGATGGCTACTGACGCCTTTTCCTCGCGTTCAGTGAGTACTTGGAACAGCAACTCCGCGCCCCGGCGGTCGAGTTCCATGTAGCCGAGTTCGTCGATACATAAAGATCGACGCGGCCGTAGCGGGCGATCGTGCGGGCGAGTTGCTTTTCATCGGCGGCCTCGACGAGTTCGTTGACCAGTTTGGTCGCCAGTGTGTAGCGGACGCGGAAGCCTTGCTCGGCGGCGGCGGTGCCCACACCAATGAGCAGGTGGGACTTGCCGGTGCCCGAGTCGCCGATCAGGCAGAGCGGGTCGCCTCGGCGTATCCAATCGCCTTGGGCGACGGTATGTACGGTGGCGGCGTTGATGTTTGGGTTGGCGTCGAAATCGAAGTCGCCCAACCATTTCTGACGTGGAAACCCGGCCGCTGCGACTCGCCGCAAGGTGGATCGGCGGTCCCGGTCATCGCATTCGGCCAGGAGCAGTTCGGCGAGGAAGCCGTGGTAGGTGAGCTGTTCACGCTCGGCGACTTTCACTGCTTCGTCGATCACCGCACGCACGGTCGGCAACCGCAGGCGTCGGCATGCGGAATCGACGGCGGCTTGGGCCGCTTGTGGGGTCATCCCGCGTTGGCGGCGCAGGGTGTTGGTGACTTTCGTGGCCGTGCTCATGATCCAGTCGTTCCTTCCATTCCGTCACCGGGTGGCGGTGTTGGGGGTCTGCGTTGGAGCAGCTCGTCGTAGGCCGCGACGTCAGGCAGCGGCCGGGTGTCGGGTGGCAGGCCGGCGATCACGGTCGCTGGATCAGCCAGGCGGCGCTGGGTCAGACTGACGACCCGGTAATCGACGGTATTGGCATGGTTACCGGCGTGACGGTCTGATTCGAGACCACCACCGGCGGCATGCAGGCGTGCTTCGACCGCGACCACATCCGCTGAAACGGCACCGACCGACAGGGCGGCGTGGATCCCGGCGATCACATCGGTAGCGCGCATGCTGCGGTGCAGCAGCAGCACGTCGATTAGCGAGCGAGTCCCGCCAGCATCGCCGTCGACGCGGCGGGCCTGCTGCCAGAACGCCTCGTGCGCTGCGGTGAAAGTGCCGGCGGCGCGGGCCTGAGCAAGCGCGGTGGAGCCGGGCAACGCGCCGGGTTTGCAGTGCAACACCTCCAGATAGTGGTCGAGGTTGATCGATTGCCCGTTGCGGGTCGTGACGCGTTCATGGCGTGCGGCGATAGTGCGGCCGTCGAAGACGACCAACTCCGAGGCCCGCAGCGACACCCTGACTTTGCGTCCGATCAACCGGGCGGGAACCGAGTACTTCGCCGACCGCGCCGTGATCAGCGCCGACCGGTCCACCCGTGGATGCAGCACCAGCCCCGGGTCGAACCGCTCGGCAGGCAGAGCGGCGAGATGTTCTCGTTCGGTCTGGAAGTCCTGGCCCACGGTGTGCAGCCGGCCGGTGACCCGCCGATGATCCTCACGTGCTTCGCAGCGGCGGATGTAGTCGTTGAGCTCTGACAGCGAGTCCACTTCCGGCATGGGCGTGAGCCAGGTGCGGCGGAAACGTCCGATCTCGCCCTCGACTCCGCCTTTCTCGTGGGCGCCTTTCACTCCCGGCTGGCAGTAGAACGGGTCGAACCCGTAGAACGATCTGAACAGCACCCACCGGTCGTTCTCGACCCTGCCCCGACCGCGGCCGAACACCACCGAGGTGACCGCAGACTTCAAGTTGTCGTAGCGGATATGGCGCACCGGGATGCCGCCGATCACGTCGAATGCTTCGATGTGGCCTTCGAGGAACGCCTCCTGCGACTGAGTCGCATACACCCGATGGACTGCCTTGCCGGACATCGACATTCGAAAAACGAACATGTAGCAGCGGGTTCTGACACCAGCGAGGATGACGTGAACCTCGCCGAAATCAACCTCAGCTTCAGCGCCGGGCGGGTGTTCCTGCGGCACGAACGCTTCCTGCGCCTGCTTACCGGACTCGGCGATGATCTCCGCACGACGGACCCGGACATAGTCACGCACCGACGAATACGACACATCCTCAACGCCGTGTTCATCGGCCAGACGATTGCAAATCCTTGTCGCAGTGTGGCGTTGCTTGCGGGGCGCATCCAGATCGGTCCGCAGCATCGCATCAATCGCAGGTTTGAGCGGGCCCAGTTTCGGCGACTCCCGCACCGGTGTCTTCCGCCTCGGCGGCTCCGGATTCGCCAACGCGTGCCGGACCGTATCCCGGCCAACCTTGTACTTACGAGCAAGCGCCCGAATACCCAAACCCTCGACCCGGGCGTCCCTACGTATCTGGGCGAACAGCTCCACACGACTTCCCATCCGGAACCCTCCGACAGCGAGCCAATAATCGACACGCCAACCGTCGAGGGTGGTCCTGAATCAAACCGTCACAACACACCGGTCTGAAAGAAGGTGGTCCTGAATCAGGCCGTCACACCGGTCCTGAATCAAACTGTCATAGCCAGGCTTTCATTCCAATCGTTCTCTAAGACCAAAAAGGGCACGTCTG
The nucleotide sequence above comes from Mycobacterium kiyosense. Encoded proteins:
- a CDS encoding nuclease; its protein translation is MTTTETPRLNNGAERCIYHTLLDQLQPDDLVVANQRVTDHLKDHEVDFVVAIEGAGIACLEVKGGEVWHDGDGWCQYRGGKQVRIEPIRQAREACYALRNYVESDPRWTQGRLRWDHFVVLPNTELPKDFSLPECPRWKIFDRTDLPSLAHQLRHILIRQELDRPLLTQDGIGQLTTVLIGRGLPQRDVVARALAHEDAADTLTGHQSVILDAIRLINRVEVRGGAGSGKTFLAIEQARRLAQQGQRVALVCYSHGLASYLERISAAWPRRQQPAYVGEFHALGVLWGAPEGPDESLRNEQTVQFWEHDLPQQMADLAAQLEPGHRYDSIVVDEAQDFADAWWDPLLAALKDDETGGLYVFSDEGQRVFNRHGSPPVPLVPLILDHNVRNTRQIATAFQPLVDHPMRFLGGDGPAVKFVACTREDALNAGDDEVELLLEEGWRPEDVALLTTGSRHPEQKERQAAGNAAYWDSFWDAEQVFYGHVLGFKGLERRAVVLVVNEAAAFERSRERLYVGLSRARDQLVVCGDPDFIREVGGPDLARRLGVPSS
- a CDS encoding NUDIX hydrolase — protein: MTDHKYIDSHGKALEDYPQPSVAVDTAVLSLDADNELVVLLVRRPSGRGWALPGTFLHDRERLAHAVDRCLQDKANIRGLRPRQLQVFDKPGRDKRGWVLSVAHIQVVQPHQLESRSSERTTLALARDPGKLPYDHPEIVEYALADLRARYVDRPDPDGLLGEEFTLRELRSAHEAVAGHNLDRDAFRRLMEPLIQPTGTFVNEGRGRPAQKFRRGSPPARRRRRGQLTMPRDTD
- a CDS encoding ribosylglycohydrolase yields the protein MVAMAAYDDRFEGALLGMAAGDALGAPYEFGPPRGLDKEVAMVGGRGWEVGEWTDDTAMAIAIAEVAATGADLREESAQDAIVTRWLQWSRNTKDIGLQTSSVLRAATRDGAITAERARTQSQALHARTGRSGGNGSLMRTAPVALAHIDDEDAMVHAATAISQLTHWEPDAGEACIIWCAAIRHAVLTGELDARIGLRHLEPARHELWAQRLDAAEAAPPSFFANNGWVVSALQAAWSAISTTPVPADDPGAGVFRADHLRRGIDAAVRAGHDTDTVAAIAGALLGAAYGASAVPLEWRQLLNGWPSLDARGLVKLANAIKRQGKPDTFDYTYPGSPVDTFARHPYDDRVLLGGIGALRQLRSEVDAVVSLCLLADDDVRNDMPHVEVRLIDRVGRDENPHLDYVLLDAVRAVEQLRAEGRTVLVHCVGAYSRTPTIGALYGARLRSVAVDTALRDVTAVLPNAHPNADFRNALRRLRRCSHER
- a CDS encoding hypothetical protein (frameshifted, deletion at around 2403468) encodes the protein MELDRRGAELLFQVLTEREEKASVAIASNESFSGWTKTFTDPRLCAAIVDRLTFHGTIIETGTTSYRLSHTRGSSSRSQPTKTPEPPPPRRGGPESSRHSGPESG
- a CDS encoding hypothetical protein (frameshifted, deletion at around 2403468), with the translated sequence MSTATKVTNTLRRQRGMTPQAAQAAVDSACRRLRLPTVRAVIDEAVKVAEREQLTYHGFLAELLLAECDDRDRRSTLRRVAAAGFPRQKWLGDFDFDANPNINAATVHTVAQGDWIRRGDPLCLIGDSGTGKSHLLIGVGTAAAEQGFRVRYTLATKLVNELVEAADEKQLARTIARYGRVDLYVSTNSATWNSTAGARSCCSKYSLNARKRRQ
- the istA_1 gene encoding transposase, translated to MELFAQIRRDARVEGLGIRALARKYKVGRDTVRHALANPEPPRRKTPVRESPKLGPLKPAIDAMLRTDLDAPRKQRHTATRICNRLADEHGVEDVSYSSVRDYVRVRRAEIIAESGKQAQEAFVPQEHPPGAEAEVDFGEVHVILAGVRTRCYMFVFRMSMSGKAVHRVYATQSQEAFLEGHIEAFDVIGGIPVRHIRYDNLKSAVTSVVFGRGRGRVENDRWVLFRSFYGFDPFYCQPGVKGAHEKGGVEGEIGRFRRTWLTPMPEVDSLSELNDYIRRCEAREDHRRVTGRLHTVGQDFQTEREHLAALPAERFDPGLVLHPRVDRSALITARSAKYSVPARLIGRKVRVSLRASELVVFDGRTIAARHERVTTRNGQSINLDHYLEVLHCKPGALPGSTALAQARAAGTFTAAHEAFWQQARRVDGDAGGTRSLIDVLLLHRSMRATDVIAGIHAALSVGAVSADVVAVEARLHAAGGGLESDRHAGNHANTVDYRVVSLTQRRLADPATVIAGLPPDTRPLPDVAAYDELLQRRPPTPPPGDGMEGTTGS